The following proteins are co-located in the Micromonospora viridifaciens genome:
- a CDS encoding methyltransferase domain-containing protein, whose protein sequence is MVTMAQSPPSAERLRMIDGFLVEAWADLVRHDERLRPLSVEVRFDRGVAHLSGEVSDAGQLRLVRDVVGRLAGVYGVWCRVAVGGRAPVVVDLGCGGTKQWPGNLGLDIYPAPGVDAVADLSGSLPLADDSVDVFFAVHIMEHLIDFLPLFDECHRALRPGGVLHVMSPWWRHVNAVADPTHVRLLDVQTFKGICGQRPPGTPRWYPLHVGCDGASIFADLTPLGPDDPPPPAYHLARFFD, encoded by the coding sequence ATGGTCACGATGGCACAGTCCCCACCCTCGGCCGAACGGCTGCGGATGATCGACGGGTTCCTCGTGGAGGCGTGGGCCGACCTGGTCCGGCACGACGAGCGGCTGCGCCCGCTCTCCGTGGAGGTGCGCTTCGACCGGGGTGTCGCGCATCTGAGCGGCGAGGTCTCCGACGCCGGGCAGCTTCGGCTGGTCCGGGACGTGGTGGGCCGGCTCGCCGGGGTGTACGGCGTGTGGTGCCGGGTGGCCGTCGGCGGCCGGGCGCCGGTGGTGGTCGACCTGGGCTGCGGGGGGACCAAGCAGTGGCCGGGCAACCTGGGCCTGGACATCTATCCGGCGCCGGGGGTGGACGCGGTGGCCGACCTCTCCGGCTCGCTGCCGCTGGCCGACGACTCGGTGGACGTGTTCTTCGCGGTGCACATCATGGAGCACCTGATCGATTTCCTGCCGTTGTTCGACGAGTGCCACCGGGCGCTGCGGCCGGGGGGCGTGCTGCACGTGATGAGCCCCTGGTGGCGGCACGTGAACGCGGTTGCCGACCCGACCCACGTACGGCTGCTGGACGTGCAGACGTTCAAGGGCATCTGCGGCCAGCGCCCGCCCGGCACGCCGCGCTGGTACCCGCTGCACGTCGGCTGCGACGGCGCCTCGATCTTCGCCGACCTCACCCCGCTGGGCCCGGACGATCCGCCCCCGCCCGCGTACCATCTGGCCCGTTTCTTCGACTGA
- a CDS encoding LacI family DNA-binding transcriptional regulator has translation MRHRLKDVAERAGVSVKTVSNVVNGYQHVRPDTRARVEQAIAELNYRPNLSARSLRKGRTGVIALAVPELDIPYFAELARHVVTAAAEHGWTVLIDQTGGGHEQERRAASGIGDHLIDGLILSPLALTADDLAGLDGLPMVLLGERVDHGPADHVVVDNVAAARQITAHLVGLGRRRIAAIGAQRTPEGASARLRLAGYAAALADAGLGYDERLVAPASAWHRADGAAAMRALLDSGVRPDAVFCFNDTLALGALRALHEAGLRVPEDVAVAGFDDIEDGRFSIPTLTTVAPDKERIARLAVELLAGRLSADRDAPPREVVAPHRLALRETAPARP, from the coding sequence GTGCGGCACAGGCTCAAGGACGTCGCGGAACGGGCCGGTGTGTCGGTGAAGACCGTGTCCAATGTGGTCAACGGCTACCAGCACGTCCGCCCGGACACCCGGGCCCGGGTCGAGCAGGCCATCGCCGAGCTCAACTACCGGCCCAATCTGTCGGCGCGCAGCCTGCGCAAGGGGCGGACGGGAGTGATCGCGTTGGCCGTGCCGGAGCTGGACATCCCGTACTTCGCCGAGCTGGCCCGGCACGTGGTCACCGCCGCCGCCGAGCACGGCTGGACGGTGCTGATCGACCAGACCGGCGGCGGCCACGAGCAGGAGCGGAGGGCCGCCAGCGGGATCGGCGACCACCTGATCGACGGGCTGATCCTCAGCCCGCTCGCCCTCACCGCCGACGACCTCGCCGGCCTGGACGGCCTGCCGATGGTGCTGCTCGGCGAGCGGGTCGACCACGGGCCGGCCGACCACGTGGTGGTCGACAATGTGGCCGCCGCGCGGCAGATCACCGCCCACCTGGTCGGGCTCGGCCGCCGGCGGATCGCCGCGATCGGCGCCCAGCGCACCCCCGAGGGGGCCAGCGCCCGGCTCCGCCTGGCCGGCTACGCCGCCGCGCTGGCCGACGCCGGCCTCGGGTACGACGAGCGCCTGGTGGCGCCCGCGTCGGCCTGGCACCGCGCGGACGGCGCGGCCGCCATGCGGGCCCTGCTCGACTCCGGCGTACGCCCCGACGCGGTCTTCTGCTTCAACGACACCCTCGCCCTCGGCGCCCTGCGCGCCCTGCACGAGGCCGGGCTGCGGGTGCCCGAGGACGTGGCGGTGGCCGGGTTCGACGACATCGAGGACGGCCGCTTCTCCATCCCCACCCTGACCACGGTCGCGCCGGACAAGGAACGGATCGCCCGCCTCGCCGTCGAACTGCTCGCCGGCCGCCTCAGCGCCGACCGGGACGCCCCGCCCCGCGAGGTGGTGGCCCCCCACCGCCTCGCCCTCCGCGAGACCGCCCCCGCCCGTCCCTGA
- a CDS encoding phospholipase D-like domain-containing protein yields the protein MRQTIRRALGAALTAVLAATVLTSAAPATAAVTSGAIFNNPTVASQQYAIVDHLRGLIRNAATGSTIRIAMFHFTLTRMSSDLIAAHDRGVNVQLVVDSVSRDYPAVVDLVAKLGTSRAKPSWVTICTTGRACIGNLRTPIMHNKFFLFSNTSGSTDVLVQSSANLTNDNAERYWNNAVTLVGNTAVYNAYVAYFNDLTAQVKNTDYYRSASSGNAKAYFFPRAGSSTSTDTIYNLLDENVTCAGNTSAGTETGRTIIRIGMWYFSRNAIATKLRELADRKCRVDVVYTEMGGDVRSILGGHARIKLYRISGSYIIHSKYMLIEGTYRGLRDTKWVITGSHNYSDQSLRESDETLLRIQSATIHDQYRSNFWALRAAGVPQN from the coding sequence ATGCGCCAGACCATCCGTCGGGCCCTCGGCGCCGCCCTCACCGCCGTCCTCGCGGCCACGGTCCTGACCTCCGCCGCGCCGGCCACCGCCGCCGTGACCAGCGGCGCCATCTTCAACAATCCCACCGTCGCCAGCCAGCAGTACGCCATCGTCGATCATCTGCGCGGTCTGATCCGGAACGCCGCCACGGGCTCGACCATCCGGATCGCGATGTTCCACTTCACCCTCACCCGGATGTCGAGCGACCTGATCGCCGCGCACGACCGCGGCGTCAACGTCCAGCTCGTCGTGGACAGCGTCTCCCGGGACTACCCGGCGGTCGTCGACCTCGTCGCCAAGCTGGGCACCAGCCGGGCCAAGCCCTCCTGGGTCACCATCTGCACGACGGGCCGGGCCTGCATCGGCAACCTGAGAACCCCGATCATGCACAACAAGTTCTTCCTCTTCTCCAACACGTCCGGCTCGACCGACGTGCTGGTGCAGAGTTCGGCGAACCTGACCAACGACAACGCGGAACGGTACTGGAACAACGCGGTGACCCTGGTCGGGAACACCGCCGTCTACAACGCGTACGTCGCCTACTTCAACGACCTGACGGCCCAGGTGAAGAACACCGACTACTACCGGTCCGCCTCCAGCGGCAACGCGAAGGCGTACTTCTTCCCGCGCGCCGGCTCGAGCACCAGCACCGACACGATCTACAACCTGCTCGACGAGAACGTCACCTGTGCGGGCAACACCTCGGCCGGCACCGAGACCGGACGCACCATCATCCGGATCGGCATGTGGTACTTCAGCCGCAACGCCATCGCCACCAAGCTGCGTGAGCTGGCCGACCGGAAGTGCCGGGTCGACGTCGTCTACACCGAGATGGGCGGGGACGTGCGGAGCATCCTCGGCGGGCACGCCCGGATCAAGCTCTACCGGATCAGCGGCAGCTACATCATCCACTCGAAGTACATGTTGATCGAGGGGACGTACCGCGGCCTGCGGGACACCAAGTGGGTGATCACGGGCAGCCACAACTACTCCGACCAGTCGCTGAGGGAGAGCGACGAGACCCTGCTACGGATCCAGTCGGCGACCATCCACGACCAGTACCGGTCGAACTTCTGGGCGCTGCGCGCCGCAGGCGTACCGCAGAACTGA
- a CDS encoding ABC transporter substrate-binding protein encodes MIQNELSRRRLLGLGVGLGAAATLTLTGCGGGSSSDRSGAAGNGGKDYTGPKVDLKLWNGFTGGDGEIFKKLVDQFNADHQKIAIAVNTYRWEDYYAKLPSAASSGAGPDIAVMHMDQLATFAARGVITELDDVAKALELNEADFAPTVWKGGLYHDKRYGIPLDMHPLGFYYNKAVMQKAGLDPEKPPTNRAEYEAALTELKKSGVQGFWVSPFQFTGGMTFYSLLHQWGGTLFDADVMKATFNSDQAVEACTWLVDLIKQGHSPANVGQDADYLALKSGKNAFNWNGIWQINDLKKSADVQWGVAPLPQIGSQQAAWANSHNFTIVKQRSADPNKIAGAKVFINWLSQHSLDWAKGGQVPARKAVRESADFKALPEISSLAPELEYAAFPPAAPGLGEVITTFYTAFNEAALGKKSPKQALDDGVAKANRQLEDNRKKYGS; translated from the coding sequence ATGATCCAGAACGAGTTGAGCCGGCGACGCCTGCTCGGCCTCGGCGTCGGACTCGGCGCCGCGGCCACGCTGACCCTGACCGGCTGCGGCGGTGGCAGCAGCTCCGACCGGTCCGGCGCCGCCGGCAACGGTGGCAAGGACTACACCGGTCCCAAGGTCGACCTGAAGCTGTGGAACGGCTTCACCGGCGGTGACGGCGAGATCTTCAAGAAGCTGGTCGATCAGTTCAACGCCGACCACCAGAAGATCGCCATCGCGGTCAACACGTACCGCTGGGAGGACTACTACGCGAAGCTGCCCAGCGCGGCCTCCAGCGGCGCCGGGCCGGACATCGCGGTCATGCACATGGACCAGCTCGCCACCTTCGCCGCCCGCGGGGTGATCACCGAGCTGGACGACGTGGCCAAGGCGCTGGAACTCAACGAGGCGGACTTCGCGCCGACCGTCTGGAAGGGCGGCCTCTACCACGACAAGCGGTACGGCATCCCGCTGGACATGCACCCGCTCGGCTTCTACTACAACAAGGCGGTCATGCAGAAGGCCGGCCTGGACCCGGAGAAGCCGCCGACCAACCGCGCGGAGTACGAGGCGGCGCTGACCGAGCTGAAGAAGTCCGGCGTGCAGGGCTTCTGGGTTAGTCCGTTCCAGTTCACCGGCGGGATGACCTTCTACAGCCTGCTGCACCAGTGGGGCGGCACCCTCTTCGACGCCGACGTGATGAAGGCGACCTTCAACTCCGACCAGGCCGTCGAGGCGTGCACCTGGCTGGTCGACCTGATCAAGCAGGGCCACTCGCCGGCCAACGTCGGGCAGGACGCCGACTACCTGGCGCTCAAGAGCGGGAAGAACGCCTTCAACTGGAACGGCATCTGGCAGATCAACGACCTGAAGAAGAGCGCGGACGTGCAGTGGGGCGTCGCGCCGCTGCCGCAGATCGGCAGTCAGCAGGCGGCCTGGGCCAACTCGCACAACTTCACCATCGTCAAGCAGCGCAGCGCCGACCCCAACAAGATCGCCGGGGCCAAGGTCTTCATCAACTGGCTGAGCCAGCACTCGCTGGACTGGGCCAAGGGCGGTCAGGTGCCGGCCCGCAAGGCGGTCCGGGAGAGCGCCGACTTCAAGGCCCTGCCGGAGATCAGCTCGCTCGCGCCGGAGCTGGAGTACGCCGCGTTCCCGCCGGCCGCTCCCGGGCTCGGCGAGGTGATCACCACCTTCTACACCGCGTTCAACGAGGCGGCGCTGGGCAAGAAGTCGCCGAAGCAGGCCCTGGACGACGGCGTGGCCAAGGCCAACAGGCAGCTCGAGGACAACCGCAAGAAGTACGGGAGCTGA
- a CDS encoding tetratricopeptide repeat protein, which translates to MDLLAEYRRATMFFEAGDPTGAARLLEPIVEAEPGNSSVRQLLARAYFQSAQLSRAEEQLRELVDRDPSDHYAHHVLGRTLERLNRPVDALRHLRIAAAMYSTNEDYTAALRRVEAKVNRR; encoded by the coding sequence GTGGATCTTCTGGCGGAGTACCGGCGGGCGACCATGTTCTTCGAAGCGGGTGACCCGACCGGGGCGGCCCGGCTGCTCGAGCCGATCGTCGAGGCGGAGCCCGGCAACTCCTCGGTGCGGCAGCTGCTGGCCCGGGCGTACTTCCAGTCGGCCCAGCTGAGCCGGGCCGAGGAGCAGCTGCGGGAGCTGGTCGACCGGGACCCGAGCGACCACTACGCGCACCACGTGCTGGGCCGGACGCTGGAGCGGCTGAACCGGCCCGTCGACGCGCTGCGGCACCTCCGCATCGCGGCGGCGATGTACTCGACCAACGAGGACTACACGGCGGCGCTGCGCCGGGTGGAGGCCAAGGTCAACAGGCGCTGA
- the arfA gene encoding arabinosylfuranosidase ArfA → MRNAQLTIDPAFTIGAADRRLFGSFVEHMGRCVYGGVYEPGHATADAAGFRRDVLELTRELGVSVVRYPGGNFVSGYRWEDGVGPVGDRPRRLDLAWKTIETNAFGLGEFMAWAAAAGVEPMMAVNLGTRGVQEACDLLEYANHPGGTQLSDLRRKHGAEEPYGVRLWCLGNELDGPWQVGHKTADEYGRLAAETARAMKMIDPSISLVACGSSNRGMPTFASWEATVLTHTYEHVDYISAHTYYDPSDGDRASLLAAAVDMDNFIREVVATADHVAAKQRQKRKLKISFDEWNVWYQSRLQADLDRRGWAEAPALIEDDFTAVDAVVVGDLLITLLRHADRVGVACQAQLANVIAPIRTRTGGPAWRQSIFHPFALTARYARGTVLRTEPVSPTYPTRKYGDVPVLDTVAVRDEETGELAVFAVNRGPDDLSLDLDLRGLPGLRARAHHTLAAGADPAATNTEAEPERVTPRRLPTPTLDGGRCSVALPACSWNLLRFSAHNLASAPRGGTPDRMKGAAHDSASAPQGGTPDRMKGAAQP, encoded by the coding sequence GTGCGGAACGCGCAGCTGACCATCGACCCGGCGTTCACCATCGGAGCGGCCGACCGCCGCCTCTTCGGTTCCTTCGTCGAGCACATGGGGCGCTGCGTCTACGGCGGTGTCTACGAGCCGGGCCACGCCACCGCCGACGCCGCCGGTTTCCGGCGGGACGTGCTGGAGCTGACCCGGGAGCTGGGCGTCTCCGTGGTCCGCTACCCCGGCGGCAACTTCGTCTCCGGCTACCGCTGGGAGGACGGCGTCGGCCCGGTCGGCGACCGGCCGCGCCGGCTCGACCTGGCCTGGAAGACCATCGAGACCAACGCGTTCGGGCTGGGCGAGTTCATGGCCTGGGCGGCCGCGGCCGGCGTGGAGCCGATGATGGCGGTCAACCTGGGCACCCGGGGCGTGCAGGAGGCCTGCGACCTGCTGGAGTACGCCAACCACCCGGGTGGCACCCAACTGTCGGACCTGCGCCGCAAGCACGGCGCCGAGGAGCCGTACGGGGTGCGGCTCTGGTGCCTCGGCAACGAGCTGGACGGGCCCTGGCAGGTGGGCCACAAGACCGCCGACGAGTACGGCCGGCTCGCCGCCGAGACCGCCCGCGCGATGAAGATGATCGACCCGTCGATCAGCCTGGTCGCCTGCGGCAGCTCCAACCGGGGGATGCCCACCTTCGCCTCCTGGGAGGCGACCGTCCTGACGCACACCTACGAGCACGTCGACTACATCTCGGCCCACACCTACTACGACCCGTCCGACGGGGACCGGGCCAGCCTCCTGGCCGCCGCGGTGGACATGGACAACTTCATCCGCGAGGTGGTCGCCACCGCCGACCACGTGGCCGCCAAGCAGCGGCAGAAGCGGAAGCTGAAGATCTCCTTCGACGAGTGGAACGTCTGGTACCAGTCGCGCCTCCAGGCCGACCTGGACCGACGCGGCTGGGCCGAGGCGCCGGCGCTGATCGAGGACGACTTCACCGCCGTCGACGCGGTGGTGGTCGGCGACCTGCTGATCACCCTGCTCCGGCACGCCGACCGGGTCGGGGTGGCCTGCCAGGCACAGCTCGCCAACGTGATCGCCCCGATCCGTACCCGCACCGGCGGGCCGGCCTGGCGGCAGAGCATCTTCCACCCGTTCGCCCTCACCGCCCGGTACGCCCGCGGCACCGTGCTGCGTACCGAGCCGGTCTCCCCCACGTACCCCACAAGGAAGTACGGCGACGTGCCGGTGCTGGACACCGTCGCCGTACGCGACGAGGAGACCGGCGAGCTGGCCGTGTTCGCGGTCAACCGCGGCCCCGACGATCTTTCCCTCGACCTGGACCTGCGCGGGCTGCCCGGCCTGCGCGCCCGGGCACACCACACCCTCGCCGCCGGGGCCGATCCGGCGGCCACGAACACCGAGGCCGAGCCCGAGCGGGTGACGCCCCGCCGGCTCCCCACCCCCACCCTCGACGGCGGCCGGTGCTCCGTGGCGCTGCCCGCCTGCTCCTGGAACCTGCTGCGCTTCTCCGCCCATAATTTGGCCTCCGCGCCGCGAGGCGGCACTCCGGACCGAATGAAGGGCGCCGCCCATGATTCGGCCTCCGCGCCGCAAGGCGGCACTCCGGACCGAATGAAGGGCGCCGCCCAGCCGTGA
- a CDS encoding Smr/MutS family protein yields MKLKLDLHEIYNKGYEIDRALRDIMDEAVAKKATLVEIIPGKGSGQLKKKVLRFLDQKDVKQLYHRVEKDSKNFGRLFVHFRWK; encoded by the coding sequence GTGAAGCTCAAGCTCGATCTCCACGAGATCTACAACAAGGGCTACGAGATCGACCGTGCCCTGCGCGACATCATGGACGAGGCGGTGGCGAAGAAGGCCACCCTGGTGGAGATCATCCCCGGCAAGGGCTCCGGCCAGCTCAAGAAGAAGGTCCTCCGGTTCCTCGACCAGAAGGACGTCAAGCAGCTATACCACCGGGTGGAAAAGGACTCCAAGAACTTCGGCCGCCTCTTCGTCCACTTCCGCTGGAAGTAA
- a CDS encoding ABC-F family ATP-binding cassette domain-containing protein, with the protein MSATLIAKDLTAGHADRLLFADLDLVVAPGDVIGLVGVNGAGKSTLLRTLAGLQPREQGSVALNPPTATVGYLPQEPERRPGETVRGFLARRTGVAAAQAALDAATEALTAGAEGADDAYAVALERWLDLGGADLDERAEQVAAELGLAVDLDHPMTALSGGQAARAGLASLLLSRYDIFLLDEPTNDLDLAGLDRLERFVTGLRAGTVLVSHDREFLTRTVTRVVELDLHQRQVRHYGGGYAAYLEEREVARRHAREEYEEYADTRAELEARARMQRAWMEKGVKNARRKATDNDKIGRKFRTESTEKQAAKAKQTARLIERLEVVEEPRKEWELRMEIAAAPRAGAVVASLRGAVVRRGDFTLGPVDLQIDWADRVAITGANGSGKSTLLAALLGRLPLDEGHAALGPGVVVGEVDQARGLFLGDQPLVDAFGAAVPEMSPADVRTLLAKFGLRADHVLRPAATLSPGERTRAALALLQGRGVNLLVLDEPTNHLDLPAIEQLESALATYPGTLLLVTHDRRMLDAVSVNRRLRVDAGRITED; encoded by the coding sequence ATGAGCGCCACGTTGATCGCCAAGGACCTCACCGCCGGCCACGCCGACCGGCTGCTCTTCGCCGACCTCGACCTGGTCGTCGCCCCGGGCGACGTGATCGGGCTGGTCGGGGTCAACGGCGCCGGCAAGTCGACGCTGCTGCGTACGCTCGCCGGGCTGCAGCCGCGCGAGCAGGGCTCGGTGGCGTTGAACCCGCCCACCGCCACGGTCGGCTACCTGCCGCAGGAGCCGGAGCGCCGGCCGGGCGAGACGGTCCGGGGCTTCCTGGCCCGGCGCACCGGGGTGGCGGCGGCGCAGGCCGCGCTGGACGCGGCCACCGAGGCGCTCACCGCCGGGGCCGAGGGCGCCGACGACGCGTACGCCGTCGCGTTGGAGCGCTGGCTCGACCTCGGCGGCGCGGACCTGGACGAGCGGGCCGAGCAGGTGGCCGCCGAGCTGGGCCTGGCGGTCGACCTGGACCACCCGATGACCGCCCTCTCCGGCGGCCAGGCGGCCCGGGCCGGGCTGGCCTCGCTGCTGCTCAGCCGGTACGACATCTTCCTGCTCGACGAGCCCACCAACGACCTGGACCTGGCCGGGCTGGACCGGCTGGAGCGGTTCGTCACCGGGCTGCGGGCCGGGACGGTGCTGGTCAGCCACGACCGGGAGTTCCTCACCCGGACGGTGACCCGGGTGGTGGAGCTGGACCTGCACCAGCGGCAGGTCCGGCACTACGGGGGCGGCTACGCGGCCTACCTGGAGGAGCGGGAGGTGGCCCGCCGGCACGCCCGGGAGGAGTACGAGGAGTACGCCGACACCCGGGCCGAGCTGGAGGCACGGGCCCGGATGCAGCGGGCCTGGATGGAGAAGGGCGTGAAGAACGCCCGGCGCAAGGCCACCGACAACGACAAGATCGGCCGCAAGTTCCGCACCGAGTCCACCGAGAAGCAGGCGGCGAAGGCCAAGCAGACGGCGCGGCTGATCGAGCGGCTGGAGGTGGTCGAGGAGCCCCGCAAGGAGTGGGAGCTGCGGATGGAGATCGCCGCCGCGCCCCGCGCCGGCGCCGTGGTGGCCTCGCTCCGGGGTGCCGTCGTACGCCGGGGGGACTTCACCCTCGGCCCGGTGGATCTCCAGATCGACTGGGCCGACCGGGTGGCGATCACCGGGGCGAACGGTTCCGGCAAGAGCACCCTGCTCGCCGCGCTGCTGGGCCGGCTCCCGCTGGACGAGGGCCACGCGGCGCTCGGCCCGGGCGTGGTGGTGGGCGAGGTCGACCAGGCCCGGGGGCTCTTCCTCGGCGACCAGCCCCTGGTGGACGCCTTCGGCGCCGCCGTACCGGAGATGAGCCCGGCGGACGTGCGGACGCTGCTGGCCAAGTTCGGCCTGCGCGCGGACCATGTGCTGCGGCCGGCGGCGACCCTCTCCCCCGGCGAGCGGACCCGGGCCGCGCTGGCCCTGCTGCAGGGGCGCGGGGTGAACCTGCTGGTGCTGGACGAGCCGACCAACCACCTGGACCTGCCGGCGATCGAGCAGCTCGAGTCGGCCCTCGCCACGTACCCGGGGACACTGCTGCTGGTGACCCACGACCGGCGGATGCTGGACGCGGTGAGCGTCAACCGGCGGCTACGGGTGGACGCCGGGCGGATCACCGAAGACTGA
- a CDS encoding carbohydrate ABC transporter permease — MLFLGFGLLPILFGLWLSVHQWDLQLPHRPFVGLDNYRDLFDRESADYADWWASVRATTVFTVLSVPLLVVVPLGLALLLNEKFSGRTFFRAVYFAPYVLGVAVIGLLWRFLLDANLGLVNHLLATVGLPADTPWVTDVPWAWVSLVGVTVWWTSGFNAVIYLAGLQDIPAELYEAAKVDGAGGWDRFRNITLPGLRPVLLFVLTTTILASANVFGQAYLITQGAPGQQTRTVVWRIVDEGLRDNDAGKAAAMSILFALALAVISIVNFRFFRYRED; from the coding sequence GTGCTCTTTCTGGGCTTCGGCCTGCTGCCGATCCTCTTCGGCCTCTGGCTCAGCGTGCACCAGTGGGACCTGCAACTGCCGCACCGCCCCTTCGTCGGGCTGGACAACTACCGGGACCTCTTCGACCGCGAGTCGGCCGACTACGCGGACTGGTGGGCCAGCGTCCGCGCGACCACGGTCTTCACCGTGCTCTCGGTGCCGCTGCTGGTGGTGGTCCCCCTCGGGCTCGCGCTGCTGCTCAACGAGAAGTTCTCCGGGCGGACGTTCTTCCGGGCCGTCTACTTCGCCCCGTACGTCCTCGGGGTGGCGGTGATCGGCCTGCTCTGGCGTTTCCTGCTCGACGCCAACCTGGGCCTGGTCAACCACCTGCTCGCCACGGTGGGGCTGCCGGCGGACACCCCCTGGGTGACCGACGTGCCGTGGGCCTGGGTGTCGCTGGTCGGGGTGACGGTCTGGTGGACCTCCGGGTTCAACGCGGTGATCTACCTGGCCGGCCTGCAGGACATCCCGGCGGAGCTGTACGAGGCGGCGAAGGTCGACGGGGCGGGCGGCTGGGACCGGTTCCGCAACATCACCCTGCCCGGGCTGCGGCCGGTGCTGCTCTTCGTGCTCACCACCACGATCCTGGCCTCGGCGAACGTCTTCGGCCAGGCGTACCTGATCACCCAGGGCGCGCCGGGGCAGCAGACCCGGACCGTGGTCTGGCGGATCGTGGACGAGGGCCTGCGGGACAACGACGCCGGGAAGGCGGCGGCGATGAGCATCCTCTTCGCCCTCGCGCTCGCGGTGATCAGCATCGTCAACTTCCGGTTCTTCCGGTACCGGGAAGACTGA
- a CDS encoding ROK family protein — MVTTLAIDCGGGGIKASVLDAAGTMRARPLRVPTPYPLPPALFVKTLLGLAGRLPAADRLTVGLPGMIRHGVVVATPHYVTRSGPRSRVDPELVAEWSGYDARSALAEAFGIPALVLNDAEVHGAGVVAGTGCELVLTLGTGLGSALFDGGVLAPHLELSHAPVRWKTTYDTYVGEPERRRLGDAFWSRRIRQVVEGLRPVFRWDRLYLGGGNSRLIRPEQLARMGDDVVVVPNTAGIVGGVRAWELVGDRYDPTA, encoded by the coding sequence GTGGTGACCACTCTGGCGATCGACTGTGGCGGCGGCGGGATCAAGGCCTCCGTGCTGGACGCCGCGGGGACCATGCGGGCCCGGCCGCTGCGCGTCCCGACGCCGTACCCCCTGCCCCCCGCCCTCTTCGTCAAGACGCTGCTGGGCCTGGCCGGCCGGCTGCCGGCGGCGGACCGGCTCACGGTCGGGCTGCCGGGCATGATCCGGCACGGGGTCGTGGTGGCCACCCCGCACTACGTGACCCGGTCGGGGCCGCGCAGCCGGGTCGACCCGGAGCTGGTCGCCGAGTGGTCCGGGTACGATGCGCGCAGCGCGCTGGCCGAGGCGTTCGGCATCCCCGCGCTGGTGCTCAACGACGCCGAGGTGCACGGCGCCGGCGTGGTCGCCGGGACCGGCTGCGAGCTGGTGCTGACACTCGGCACCGGGCTGGGCAGCGCGCTCTTCGACGGTGGCGTGCTCGCCCCGCACCTGGAGCTGTCGCATGCGCCAGTGCGCTGGAAGACCACCTACGACACGTACGTCGGGGAGCCGGAACGCCGCCGCCTCGGTGACGCGTTCTGGTCCCGGCGGATCCGGCAGGTGGTGGAGGGGCTGCGGCCGGTCTTCCGCTGGGACCGGCTCTACCTGGGCGGGGGCAACTCCCGGCTGATCCGGCCCGAACAGCTGGCCCGGATGGGCGACGACGTGGTGGTGGTCCCGAACACGGCCGGGATCGTGGGTGGGGTCCGGGCCTGGGAGCTGGTCGGCGACCGGTACGACCCGACCGCCTGA